One Primulina huaijiensis isolate GDHJ02 chromosome 8, ASM1229523v2, whole genome shotgun sequence genomic region harbors:
- the LOC140982062 gene encoding uncharacterized protein, with translation MGSIKMKIPSFHGKSDPEAYLEWEKRVEFVFECHHYSEQKKVRLAVVEFLDYALIWWDQLVTTRRRYNERPIETWDEMKRVMRKRFVPNHYYREMFKKLQTLRQGVKSVEDYYKEMEVVMIRANIEEDNEATMARFLCGLNREIQDQVELRHYLDLDEMVQMAIKVEQQLKRSGVGRTNQTGGSSSSWLSNVEKREENKVVTKPKFETKQEAPKQGVQGKYETPSNRSRDTKCFWCQGLGHISSECPNKRVMILNDYGEYESHSEGDDDEMPALEDPDCRAINNITIKYRHPIPRLDDMLDELHGACIFSKIDLKSGYHQIRMREGDEWKTAFKTKYWLYEWMVMPFGLTNAPSTFMRLMNHVLRAYIGKFVVVYFDDILVYSKDLDEHVDHLKLVLITLRAENLYANLKKCDFCTSKLVFLGFVVSSQGIQVDEDKVSAIRDWPSPTTVGQKNVPFHWGEEQEKSFNTIKQKLINAPLLVLPDFANTFEIECDASGVGIGGVLMQGGRPVAYFSEKLNGAALNYPTYDKEFYALVRTLETWQHYLRPKEFVIHTDHESLKHLKGQQKLNKRHAKWVAFIETFPYIIKYKQGKENAHGGGLMGHFATNYSPFEIVYGFNPLTPLDLMSLPVSERLNMDGKKKAEFVRSLHEKVKANIEKKNERYTKQANKGKKKVIFEKGDWVWLHLRKERFPEKRRSKLLPRGDGPFQVLERINDNAYKLDLPGDELDLRTNPFQEGEDDANTDVHVPRKAWDPLELPAGPITRGRLKKFKEALQGLMSKEEGLTSEVQSAEGWFLLDISVIGMGEMLCNGGGGYKRC, from the exons atgggtagtattaagatgaaaatcccttcgttccatgggaaatctgatccggaggcatatttagagtgggaaaagagggtagagtttgtgtttgagtgtcaccactattccgaacaaaagaaggtgaggttggcggtggttgaatttttagactatgctctcatttggtgggatcaattagtgaccactaggaggaggtacaatgagaggcccatagaaacttgggatgagatgaagagagtgatgagaaaaaggtttgtgcccaaccactactatagggagatgtttaagaagctacaaactttaaggcaaggggtgaagagtgttgaggactactataaggagatggaagtagtcatgattagagctaatattgaggaagataatgaggcgacgatggctcgttttctttgtggtttgaacagggaaatccaagatcaagttgaacttcggcactacttggatctagacgaaatggtgcaaatggccataaaagtggagcaacaactcaaaaggagtggagttggccgcaccaatcaaaccggaggttcatcatcttcatggctaTCAAATGTGgagaagcgtgaggagaataaggtggtgaccaagcccaaatttgagaccaaacaagaggcgcctaagcaaggagtgcaaggtaaatatgaaactccttctaatcgatctagggatactaaatgtttttggtgtcaagggttgggtcatatttctagtgaatgtcctaataagagggtgatgatcttgaatgactatggtgagtatgaatctcatagtgagggtgatgatgatgagatgcctgcattagaggatcct gattgtagggcaatcaataacatcaccattaagtataggcatcccatacctagactagatgacatgttagatgaattgcatggtgcttgtatctttagcaaaattgatttgaagagtggttatcaccaaattaggatgagggaaggtgatgagtggaaaactgcatttaaaaccaaatattggttatatgagtggatggtaatgccctttggcttaactaacgctcctagcacctttatgaggttaatgaaccatgtcttgcgtgcatacatagggaaatttgttgttgtttactttgatgatatcctagtatatagcaaagacttggatgagcatgttgatcacttgaaacttgtgttaatcacactaagggctgaaaatctatatgctaacctaaagaaatgtgatttttgtacaagcaaacttgtcttccttggttttgtggtaagctcacaggggatacaagtggatgaggacaaggtaagtgctattcgagattggccatcgcctactactgttggtcaa aagaacgttccattccattggggcgaggagcaagagaagtcttttaatactattaagcaaaaattaattaatgctcctttacttgttttgcctgactttgctaatacgtttgaaattgaatgtgatgcttcaggcgtaggtatcggcggagttttgatgcaagggggacggcccgtggcgtactttagcgagaaactcaatggagccgccctgaattatcccacgtatgataaggagttctacgcacttgtgaggactctagagacgtggcagcactacttaaggcctaaggagtttgtgattcatacggatcatgagtctctaaagcaccttaaggggcaacaaaagctgaacaagcggcatgccaagtgggtggcattcatagagacattcccctacataatcaagtacaaacaaggtaaggaaaat gcacatgggggtggtttgatgggacactttg ctacgaactattcgccatttgaaattgtttatggttttaaccctttgactccgttagatttgatgtctttacctgtgagtgaaaggttaaacatggatgggaaaaagaaggcggaatttgttaggagtttgcatgagaaggtcaaagctaatattgaaaagaagaatgaacgatacacaaagcaagccaacaagggaaagaagaaggtgatatttgagaaaggtgattgggtgtggctacacttgaggaaggaaaggttccccgagaagagacgttctaaactattacctaggggtgatggaccatttcaagtacttgaaaggatcaatgacaatgcctacaaactcgatctaccag gtgacgagctggatttgaggacaaatccttttcaagaaggggaggatgatgcgaacacggatgtgcacgtcccaaggaaagcatgggatcccttagagttaccagcgggaccaatcacgaggggacgactgaagaagtttaaagaggcgttgcaggggcttatgagcaaggaagaaggacttacaagcgaggtgcaaagtgctgaagg